One genomic segment of Bacteroidales bacterium includes these proteins:
- a CDS encoding DUF255 domain-containing protein: MKKSILLIIVYFGIINFISAQTVKWYTFEEAVELNKIKPKKILIDVYTDWCGWCKVMDKNTFSHPVIAKYLNMNFYPVKFNAESKEPVKFMGQTYKNEGNGSRSTHQLAYALLNGKLSYPSIAYMDGKNKLITAVPGYWPAEKIEPLLQFFVDEVYKTSRSFDDYTNNYKSKIK; the protein is encoded by the coding sequence ATGAAAAAATCAATTTTATTAATAATAGTATATTTTGGAATAATTAATTTTATTTCAGCCCAGACTGTTAAATGGTACACATTTGAAGAGGCAGTAGAATTAAATAAAATCAAACCGAAAAAAATCCTTATTGATGTATATACCGATTGGTGTGGCTGGTGTAAGGTAATGGACAAAAATACTTTTTCGCATCCTGTGATAGCAAAATATTTAAACATGAATTTTTATCCTGTAAAATTTAATGCCGAATCAAAAGAACCGGTTAAGTTTATGGGACAAACTTATAAAAATGAAGGAAACGGTTCGCGGTCAACACATCAATTAGCTTATGCTCTTTTAAACGGAAAATTATCGTATCCTTCAATTGCTTATATGGATGGAAAAAATAAATTAATAACTGCTGTTCCCGGTTATTGGCCAGCGGAAAAAATTGAACCTTTGTTACAGTTTTTTGTTGATGAGGTTTATAAAACTTCCCGTTCTTTTGATGATTATACGAACAATTATAAAAGTAAAATCAAATAA
- a CDS encoding EFR1 family ferrodoxin (N-terminal region resembles flavodoxins. C-terminal ferrodoxin region binds two 4Fe-4S clusters.): MSNKNSIIYFMSGTGNSYRVSEWIKENNENNGIKTKIISITKKTSNNIDKDIKYDFLGIVMPTHGFTAPWLMIKFVTNLPRVKQTKAFVIATRAGGKFGKVYTPGICGTATFIISIILAVKGYIVKGVKSVDMPSNWMSLHPSFSLTASKAIINRTKPKVINFANKIIANKRVWITLNNLYELIFSIVLFPISVAYICLGRFFLAKLFFANEKCNACGICVTNCPVNAIKLSKRKKPYPFWKYNCESCMRCMCFCPQNAIEAGHSWGVILYFITMVPVSIYLLSWLINIFPVLEVFDNKLISGIINIIYYFMSLFISYYLFNLLLRIPIINKLFTYTTFTHYYKLYREPDTKVSDFKKYCNLNN, from the coding sequence ATGTCAAACAAAAATTCTATTATTTATTTTATGAGTGGAACCGGTAATTCGTACCGTGTTTCGGAATGGATAAAAGAAAATAACGAGAATAATGGAATAAAAACCAAAATAATATCAATTACCAAAAAAACTTCTAACAATATTGATAAAGACATTAAATATGATTTTTTGGGTATTGTTATGCCAACTCATGGATTTACAGCACCATGGCTGATGATAAAATTTGTTACAAATCTCCCACGCGTTAAACAAACGAAGGCATTTGTAATTGCAACTCGGGCAGGAGGGAAGTTTGGTAAAGTTTATACTCCCGGGATATGCGGAACAGCTACCTTTATTATTTCAATTATTCTTGCTGTAAAAGGATATATCGTCAAGGGTGTTAAAAGTGTTGATATGCCATCTAACTGGATGTCTCTTCATCCTTCTTTTTCTTTAACTGCTTCTAAGGCAATAATTAACAGGACAAAACCAAAAGTTATAAATTTTGCTAATAAAATTATTGCTAATAAAAGAGTATGGATAACACTAAATAATCTTTATGAATTGATTTTTAGCATAGTGTTATTTCCAATATCTGTAGCATATATTTGTTTAGGAAGATTTTTTCTTGCTAAGTTATTTTTCGCAAATGAAAAATGTAATGCTTGTGGAATTTGTGTTACAAACTGTCCTGTTAATGCAATAAAATTATCAAAGCGAAAAAAACCTTATCCTTTTTGGAAATATAATTGTGAAAGCTGTATGCGTTGTATGTGTTTTTGTCCTCAAAATGCGATTGAAGCAGGTCATTCGTGGGGAGTGATTTTATATTTTATAACAATGGTTCCTGTATCAATATATTTATTATCATGGTTGATAAACATATTTCCTGTTCTTGAAGTGTTTGATAATAAGTTGATTAGCGGTATAATTAATATAATATATTATTTTATGTCATTATTTATTTCATACTATTTATTTAATTTATTATTACGAATTCCAATAATAAATAAACTGTTTACTTATACTACTTTTACTCATTATTATAAATTATATAGAGAACCTGACACAAAAGTTTCGGATTTTAAAAAGTATTGTAACCTGAATAATTAA
- a CDS encoding nitroreductase family protein, with the protein MLFDIIKKNRSYRRFYENHKIEYKILKELVELARLSPSARNLQPLKFYLSCTKDINEKIFPTLGWAGYLKNWDGPKEGERPSAYIIILADISISKNVKWDDGIAAQSILLGAVEKELGGCMIGSVKRDELKSKLNIPGYFEILLVIALGKPKEKVVIDTISENGSIYYWRDKEQVHHVPKRKLDELIVRF; encoded by the coding sequence ATGTTATTTGATATAATAAAGAAAAACAGAAGTTACAGAAGGTTTTACGAAAACCACAAAATAGAATATAAAATTTTAAAAGAATTAGTGGAACTTGCCCGATTATCGCCTTCTGCAAGAAATTTACAGCCTTTAAAATTTTATCTTTCATGTACGAAAGATATAAATGAAAAGATATTTCCGACACTTGGCTGGGCGGGATATTTAAAAAATTGGGACGGACCAAAAGAAGGCGAAAGACCTTCTGCATATATTATTATTTTGGCTGATATTTCTATTTCAAAAAATGTTAAATGGGACGATGGAATAGCTGCACAAAGCATTTTGCTTGGTGCTGTTGAAAAGGAATTAGGCGGATGTATGATAGGTTCGGTTAAACGTGATGAATTAAAAAGTAAGTTAAATATTCCCGGATATTTTGAAATACTATTGGTAATTGCATTAGGAAAGCCAAAAGAAAAAGTTGTTATTGATACTATCAGCGAAAATGGAAGTATTTATTACTGGAGAGATAAAGAGCAGGTTCACCATGTACCAAAAAGAAAATTAGATGAACTGATTGTACGGTTTTAG
- a CDS encoding GntR family transcriptional regulator, which translates to MKIGKINKLTVARASDFGYYLIDNANNEVLLPNAYVTDDMKISNEIEVFIYKDSEDRIVATTLKPYVQLEEFAFLQVKEVNQYGAFMDWGLPKDLMVPYAEQSEKMEEGNWYLIFLLIDEQTERLIGSSKENEFVIFNEINVNQGDEVDLLLYNMTELGMNAIVNNMYKGLIFKSDIHKNINPGDKIKGYVKQVREDGKIDILLEPIGYKSNIDKNSDIIISATKKNDGFLNLTDKSSPEDIKQILGLSKKAFKKSLGNLYKQKIVEINEDGIKLL; encoded by the coding sequence ATGAAAATTGGAAAAATTAACAAACTTACAGTTGCCAGAGCATCTGATTTTGGCTATTATTTAATAGATAACGCTAACAACGAAGTGCTTTTACCAAATGCTTACGTAACTGATGATATGAAAATTTCAAACGAAATAGAAGTTTTTATTTATAAAGACTCTGAAGATCGTATTGTTGCAACAACCTTAAAGCCTTATGTTCAACTTGAAGAATTTGCTTTTTTACAAGTAAAAGAAGTTAATCAGTACGGAGCTTTTATGGACTGGGGATTACCAAAAGATTTAATGGTTCCATATGCCGAGCAATCAGAAAAAATGGAGGAAGGAAATTGGTATTTAATTTTTCTGCTAATTGATGAACAAACCGAACGATTAATTGGTTCAAGCAAAGAGAATGAATTTGTGATTTTTAACGAAATAAATGTAAATCAAGGAGATGAAGTTGACCTTTTACTTTACAACATGACCGAATTAGGAATGAATGCAATTGTTAACAACATGTATAAAGGTTTAATTTTTAAATCAGACATTCATAAAAACATTAATCCCGGAGATAAAATAAAAGGATACGTAAAGCAAGTAAGAGAAGATGGAAAAATAGACATTCTTTTAGAACCCATAGGTTACAAAAGCAACATTGATAAAAATTCCGATATTATTATTTCGGCAACAAAAAAAAACGATGGTTTCCTGAATTTGACAGATAAAAGCAGTCCTGAAGATATAAAACAAATATTGGGCTTGAGTAAAAAAGCCTTCAAAAAAAGTTTGGGAAATTTATATAAGCAAAAGATTGTGGAAATAAACGAAGATGGAATTAAATTGCTTTAG
- a CDS encoding amidohydrolase family protein: protein MYYNSHIHTFKDTDVPRKFLPLGLVRLLATKPGFYLTAKILNNLNPFSDKDVFDRYIKFARIGKLGSQQEIFENCKEHYPEDTNFVILPMDMAFMGAGKVPRPYKNQLEELANLKKLYPQIIPFIHVDPRRKEILNLLKKSVEEWDFKGVKLYPPLGYFPYDEDLYPIYDYCQENNIPIIAHCSPYNPVHYKGSKKDLLKLLSKSKTHISIKGKKKKELCSHFTHPENYEYVLKDFDKLKICLAHFGSEYYWDKYLDSPSDITNWFVIIKNMIEKHKNLYTDLSFTLNNKEYFSLLKVLLSNNKIKHKILFGSDYYMVQTKTYERRFGIDLRAFIGEVNFKIIAHDNPIAFLS from the coding sequence ATGTATTACAATTCACACATTCATACTTTCAAAGACACAGATGTGCCAAGAAAGTTTCTGCCATTAGGATTAGTTAGGTTATTGGCAACAAAACCCGGATTTTATTTAACTGCAAAAATATTAAACAACCTAAATCCATTTTCAGATAAAGATGTATTTGATAGATATATTAAATTTGCGAGAATAGGAAAATTAGGTTCTCAACAGGAAATCTTTGAAAATTGTAAGGAGCATTATCCGGAAGATACAAATTTTGTAATATTACCTATGGATATGGCTTTTATGGGTGCCGGAAAAGTACCCAGACCATATAAGAACCAGTTAGAAGAACTGGCTAATTTAAAAAAATTATATCCACAGATAATTCCATTTATTCATGTTGATCCGAGAAGAAAGGAGATTTTAAATTTATTAAAAAAGAGTGTTGAAGAATGGGATTTTAAAGGAGTGAAATTATATCCACCACTTGGTTACTTCCCTTACGATGAAGACTTGTATCCTATTTATGATTATTGTCAGGAAAATAACATTCCAATAATTGCTCATTGTAGTCCATATAACCCTGTTCATTATAAAGGAAGCAAAAAGGATTTACTTAAATTATTGTCAAAATCAAAAACTCATATCAGCATAAAAGGAAAAAAGAAAAAGGAGCTTTGTTCTCACTTTACCCATCCCGAGAATTATGAATATGTATTGAAGGATTTTGATAAATTAAAAATTTGTTTAGCACATTTTGGGTCAGAATACTATTGGGATAAATATTTGGATAGTCCATCCGATATAACTAACTGGTTTGTCATTATTAAAAATATGATAGAAAAACATAAAAATCTTTATACTGATTTATCTTTTACTTTGAATAACAAAGAATATTTTTCACTACTAAAAGTATTGTTAAGTAATAATAAAATAAAACATAAAATCTTATTTGGTTCAGATTATTATATGGTCCAAACAAAAACTTATGAACGTAGATTTGGTATTGATTTACGTGCTTTTATAGGTGAAGTAAACTTTAAAATAATAGCTCATGACAACCCTATAGCTTTTTTAAGTTAA